A section of the Rhizomicrobium sp. genome encodes:
- a CDS encoding alpha/beta hydrolase, giving the protein MTRFLRWAGGLVVLLGIGIFLVFWLSPWPAAYLISLAFARGDAASEAALAKHVPAGIAERRDLAYGPATAERFDIFYPAGTKTQRPAIVWVHGGGWIAGSKEGVSNYLKVLAGHGYTAVALEYSMGPESKYPEPVREVNEALGYLVHNAAALHIDPGALVLAGDSAGAQIGAQTAILNTDAGYARRLGIKPALAPDGIRAVMLLSGFYDAGAVDFRGDWGWLFRTILWAYSGVKNLPRDEQFKLLSVTDYVTPAFPRTFISSGNGDPLAPQAVALTRKLEGLGVGVDSLFFPAAYAPALRHEYQFNLDTAGGRLVLTRMLAFLAATLKTRRSPPAAAMRHAKFLGPSGALRTAT; this is encoded by the coding sequence GTGACGCGTTTCCTTCGGTGGGCCGGCGGTCTGGTCGTTTTGCTGGGTATAGGGATATTTCTCGTTTTCTGGCTCAGCCCCTGGCCGGCGGCCTATCTCATCTCGCTGGCGTTCGCGCGCGGCGATGCTGCGTCCGAAGCGGCGCTGGCGAAGCATGTTCCCGCCGGTATCGCCGAACGGCGCGACCTTGCTTATGGCCCCGCCACGGCCGAGCGGTTCGATATCTTCTACCCCGCGGGCACGAAGACGCAGCGGCCGGCGATCGTGTGGGTGCATGGCGGCGGATGGATCGCCGGCAGCAAGGAAGGCGTCTCGAACTATCTGAAGGTGCTGGCCGGTCATGGCTACACCGCTGTCGCCCTCGAATATTCCATGGGCCCGGAATCGAAATACCCCGAGCCCGTCCGGGAGGTGAACGAAGCGCTCGGATACCTGGTTCACAACGCAGCCGCTCTGCACATCGACCCTGGCGCGCTTGTCCTGGCGGGTGATTCCGCGGGCGCCCAGATCGGCGCGCAAACGGCCATTCTCAACACGGACGCGGGCTATGCGCGGCGGCTCGGCATCAAGCCGGCACTGGCGCCCGACGGGATCAGAGCCGTCATGCTGCTGTCCGGCTTCTACGACGCCGGGGCGGTCGATTTCCGCGGAGACTGGGGCTGGCTCTTCAGGACCATCCTGTGGGCCTATTCAGGCGTGAAGAATCTCCCGCGGGACGAGCAGTTCAAGCTGCTATCCGTGACCGACTATGTGACGCCTGCATTCCCGCGAACGTTCATCTCGAGCGGCAATGGCGATCCGCTGGCGCCGCAGGCGGTTGCGCTGACGCGGAAGCTCGAAGGTCTGGGCGTCGGCGTCGACAGTCTGTTTTTCCCGGCCGCCTACGCGCCCGCGCTCCGGCACGAATATCAGTTCAACCTCGACACGGCCGGCGGACGATTGGTTCTGACGCGGATGCTGGCGTTCCTCGCCGCAACGCTGAAAACCAGGCGATCTCCGCCGGCTGCAGCCATGCGTCATGCGAAATTTCTGGGTCCCAGCGGCGCCTTGCGGACCGCGACATGA
- a CDS encoding AraC family transcriptional regulator, which yields MSKTKRSVFAPWCCGATRIFTNLLTPRRRLAQDRDLGTAGRRRDVPNRQPGMRMQTTKFEDEVARKFRLQQAPTRLAQLQMASPIAFSRLRVEGGHTGRTIAASPDDAFAFQIALAPMSRGEIWIEGKYGKLQASPGDTFVFSLTANPVANLVPPYDFLRFYLPVTTLDQLAYDRGLRRIGGVRTNSVGNPDPTMRGLALSLLPLFENPSAGATLFLDSVALAFHAHVMRAYGDAREGDAAVRAGLMPWQLRRAQAFFDAHLDGDPSLADLARECRLSPSHFARAFRQATGVPPHRWLMRRRVERAKELLLDGDLGLAQIAVACGFSDQSHLTRVFTRHETYGPGKWRRLRRN from the coding sequence ATGAGCAAAACGAAGCGATCAGTATTTGCGCCTTGGTGTTGCGGCGCAACGAGAATTTTCACCAATTTATTAACGCCCCGACGCCGCTTGGCTCAGGATCGGGACTTGGGAACGGCAGGACGCCGCCGAGATGTCCCGAACCGACAGCCGGGGATGCGCATGCAGACGACCAAATTCGAGGACGAAGTCGCCAGGAAGTTCAGGCTGCAACAGGCGCCGACACGTCTTGCCCAGCTGCAGATGGCGTCGCCGATCGCTTTCAGCAGACTGCGCGTCGAGGGCGGCCATACCGGGCGCACGATCGCGGCATCGCCCGACGACGCCTTCGCCTTCCAGATCGCACTTGCGCCCATGTCGAGGGGCGAAATCTGGATCGAGGGGAAGTACGGCAAGCTCCAGGCATCCCCCGGCGACACCTTCGTCTTCAGCCTGACCGCGAATCCGGTCGCGAATTTGGTGCCGCCTTACGACTTTTTGCGGTTCTATCTTCCCGTGACCACGCTGGACCAGCTCGCTTACGATCGCGGTCTGCGTCGGATCGGCGGCGTGCGCACCAATTCCGTCGGCAATCCGGATCCCACGATGCGCGGCCTGGCGCTGTCGCTTTTGCCCCTGTTCGAGAATCCGAGCGCAGGAGCGACGCTTTTCCTCGATTCGGTCGCGCTCGCGTTCCACGCACATGTCATGCGGGCCTATGGCGACGCACGCGAAGGAGACGCCGCCGTCCGCGCCGGGCTCATGCCCTGGCAGCTTCGCCGGGCCCAAGCCTTTTTCGACGCTCACCTCGACGGCGATCCCTCCCTTGCCGACCTCGCGCGGGAGTGCCGCCTGTCACCGAGCCACTTTGCCCGCGCCTTTCGACAGGCGACGGGCGTGCCGCCGCATCGATGGCTGATGAGAAGGCGCGTCGAGCGCGCAAAGGAATTGCTGCTCGACGGCGATCTCGGATTGGCGCAAATCGCCGTCGCGTGCGGCTTTTCGGACCAAAGCCACCTCACGCGGGTTTTCACGCGCCACGAGACCTACGGCCCAGGCAAGTGGCGCCGGCTCCGCCGCAATTGA
- a CDS encoding hemerythrin domain-containing protein, with amino-acid sequence MTKAQTTDAFALLKADHRKVEDLFDKYEKARSDDKKKALAGQICLELTVHTKIEEDVFYPACKGEIEDGDLLLEAYVEHDGAKVMIAEIEAGNPGDEFYDSKVKVLSEMIKHHVKEEEKKAGNMFAQARKAGLDAKALGVRMAAEKKDLAAKYKADGLPRPATPTFTGTKLA; translated from the coding sequence ATGACCAAAGCACAAACGACAGACGCGTTCGCACTGCTCAAGGCGGATCATCGCAAGGTCGAAGACCTGTTCGACAAATACGAGAAAGCCCGGAGCGACGACAAGAAAAAGGCGTTGGCCGGTCAAATCTGCCTCGAACTGACGGTCCACACCAAGATCGAGGAAGACGTGTTCTATCCCGCCTGCAAGGGGGAGATCGAAGACGGCGACCTGCTCCTCGAAGCCTATGTCGAGCACGACGGCGCCAAGGTGATGATCGCCGAGATCGAGGCCGGCAATCCCGGAGACGAATTCTACGATTCCAAGGTCAAGGTGCTGTCCGAGATGATCAAGCATCACGTCAAGGAAGAGGAAAAGAAGGCCGGAAACATGTTCGCCCAGGCCCGCAAGGCCGGCCTCGACGCGAAGGCGTTGGGCGTCCGCATGGCGGCGGAAAAGAAGGACTTGGCCGCCAAATATAAGGCCGACGGCCTGCCCAGGCCGGCGACGCCGACGTTCACCGGCACCAAGCTCGCATAG
- a CDS encoding winged helix-turn-helix domain-containing protein — protein sequence MRRNTKAQILIASFCSLFQPISLSGFHARHAKRQSGVKECRVPRRPSATSTQVLTFGTFRLFPARNWLLDRDTPVRVGSRALDILTILAEHAGEIVSKEELMEYAWPNTTVVEANLRVHVAGLRKLLGDGQTGTRYIVSVIGRGYRFVAPVSLSQAPNVVSLPPASGHDAGLPAQLTRMIGRADLVAALSAKLPRRHFVTLVGPGGIGKTTVAVAVADGLAPSYRDGVRFVDLAPVANPLLVPSTLASALGLAIRSDDPGPGLIAFLRDKHMLIVLDNCEHVIAATAALAEGILKAAPRVNILATSREPVGAEGEVVQRLAPLAFPPRESRPTAADALTFPSIQLFVDRAAANLNGFEMSDEEALFVSDICCRLDGLPLAIELAASRVDAFGIGGLAALLNDRFSLLIRGRRTALPRHQTLGATLDWSYDTLTEPERVVLRRLAVFAASFTFESASAVTSGSGVVAAEVIDQLANLVAKSLVVADIGGANARYRLLTTTRVYASQKLAESGELGRLSRRHAEHCRELVERAGAGREQQSTGAWLIVNAEQIDDVRAALTWAFSPGGDLALGVALTVGSVPLWTHMSLNEECRAWVETALASLDAVKGQQTYDRLRLFAALGGAIKYTRSSASEKAAPWERALAIAEDTGNTDYQLRSLWGLWADNMEWGENRKALVLAEKFARVATASADPTDTIVADRMIGYTYYILGDLVPARIHIERMLRRYAAPANRLDIVRYQFDQRVMARIPLAGILWLQGFPDQAMRAATENIDEAREIDHEISLTYALAQSACPIALYVGDLDAAGRFLTMLLDRPSRHAMEPWERWGRCFKAVLLLRQGDLANGLRMLSATLSEFPANAVHMRHVAFLGELAAGLGRAGEVAAGLTTIERALDACRRYEENWCIAELLRIQGELLLQQGAADAVASGEACFRDALDRARGQGALSWELRVATSHARLWRDLGRRGDARDLLGSTYNRFTEGFATSDLTAAKTLLDELS from the coding sequence TTGCGCCGCAACACCAAGGCGCAAATACTGATCGCTTCGTTTTGCTCATTATTTCAACCGATTAGCTTGTCGGGATTTCACGCGCGTCACGCGAAGCGGCAAAGCGGCGTAAAGGAGTGTCGGGTGCCACGACGGCCGAGCGCGACAAGCACGCAGGTATTGACGTTCGGCACCTTCCGGCTTTTTCCGGCTCGGAATTGGCTGCTGGACCGCGACACGCCGGTCCGGGTCGGCAGTCGCGCGCTCGACATCCTCACGATCCTGGCGGAGCACGCCGGCGAAATCGTGAGCAAAGAAGAGCTGATGGAATATGCGTGGCCGAACACGACCGTGGTCGAGGCCAATCTTCGCGTTCATGTCGCCGGGCTTCGCAAACTGCTCGGCGACGGCCAGACGGGCACCCGTTACATCGTGAGCGTGATCGGACGCGGCTATCGCTTCGTGGCGCCGGTCAGCCTTTCGCAAGCGCCGAATGTCGTTTCGCTGCCGCCGGCTTCCGGGCACGACGCCGGCCTGCCGGCTCAGCTCACGCGCATGATCGGCCGCGCCGATCTCGTGGCCGCTCTTTCCGCAAAATTGCCGCGGCGGCATTTCGTGACGCTTGTCGGACCGGGTGGAATCGGCAAGACGACGGTCGCCGTCGCGGTGGCGGACGGGCTGGCGCCGTCCTACCGCGATGGAGTCCGGTTCGTGGATCTGGCACCGGTCGCAAATCCCCTTCTGGTGCCGAGCACGCTCGCATCCGCGCTCGGCCTCGCCATCCGGTCGGACGATCCCGGCCCCGGCCTGATCGCCTTTCTGCGCGACAAGCACATGCTGATCGTGCTGGACAATTGCGAGCACGTCATCGCGGCGACGGCCGCCCTGGCGGAGGGGATCCTCAAGGCTGCGCCGCGCGTGAACATCTTGGCCACCAGTCGCGAGCCGGTGGGCGCCGAAGGCGAGGTGGTGCAGCGTCTGGCGCCGCTCGCATTTCCGCCCCGGGAAAGCAGGCCGACCGCCGCCGATGCGCTGACGTTTCCCTCGATTCAGCTTTTCGTCGACCGCGCCGCGGCGAATCTGAACGGATTCGAGATGAGCGACGAGGAGGCGCTGTTCGTCTCCGACATATGCTGCAGGCTGGACGGGTTGCCGCTTGCCATCGAACTTGCGGCAAGTCGCGTCGACGCCTTCGGGATCGGCGGGCTGGCGGCCCTGCTGAACGATCGGTTCAGCCTGCTCATACGAGGCCGCCGCACGGCGCTGCCGCGACACCAGACGCTCGGCGCGACACTCGACTGGAGCTACGACACGCTGACGGAACCGGAGAGGGTGGTGCTGCGCCGGTTGGCGGTCTTCGCCGCCAGCTTCACATTTGAATCGGCAAGCGCCGTTACCTCGGGTTCCGGCGTCGTCGCGGCCGAGGTTATCGACCAGCTTGCGAATCTGGTCGCGAAGTCGCTCGTCGTGGCGGATATCGGCGGCGCCAACGCCCGGTACCGGCTGCTCACGACGACACGCGTTTATGCGTCTCAGAAGCTTGCGGAGAGCGGCGAATTGGGGCGGCTTTCCCGCCGGCATGCCGAGCATTGCCGCGAACTGGTCGAGCGTGCCGGGGCGGGACGCGAGCAGCAGTCCACCGGAGCGTGGCTGATCGTCAACGCAGAACAGATCGACGACGTACGCGCCGCCCTGACCTGGGCGTTCTCGCCGGGCGGCGACCTGGCGCTCGGCGTGGCCCTCACGGTCGGCTCGGTCCCCTTATGGACGCATATGTCGCTGAACGAGGAATGCCGCGCATGGGTCGAGACGGCATTGGCGAGTCTCGACGCGGTCAAAGGCCAACAGACATACGACCGGCTGAGGCTCTTCGCGGCTTTGGGCGGTGCGATAAAATACACGCGGAGCTCGGCGTCGGAGAAGGCCGCGCCGTGGGAGCGTGCGTTGGCGATCGCGGAAGATACCGGGAACACCGATTATCAGCTGCGGTCGCTGTGGGGGCTGTGGGCCGACAACATGGAATGGGGCGAAAACCGGAAGGCATTGGTGCTCGCCGAGAAATTCGCCCGCGTCGCGACGGCGTCGGCCGACCCCACGGACACCATCGTTGCCGACCGGATGATCGGCTACACGTATTATATCCTGGGCGATCTGGTTCCGGCCCGAATCCATATCGAGCGCATGCTGCGGCGCTATGCAGCCCCGGCCAACCGGCTGGATATCGTCCGGTATCAGTTCGACCAACGCGTGATGGCGCGCATCCCGCTGGCGGGCATTCTTTGGCTCCAGGGTTTCCCCGATCAGGCCATGCGTGCCGCGACGGAAAATATCGACGAGGCGAGAGAAATCGATCACGAGATTTCGCTGACCTATGCGCTGGCGCAATCGGCGTGCCCCATTGCTCTTTATGTGGGCGATCTGGACGCGGCCGGACGATTCCTGACAATGCTTCTCGACCGCCCGTCGCGACATGCGATGGAGCCGTGGGAGCGGTGGGGCCGGTGTTTCAAAGCCGTCCTGCTGTTGAGACAGGGGGACCTCGCGAACGGACTGCGGATGCTGAGCGCAACGCTCTCCGAATTTCCCGCGAACGCGGTCCACATGCGTCACGTCGCGTTTCTCGGTGAGCTGGCCGCCGGCCTCGGTCGCGCCGGCGAGGTCGCCGCCGGTCTGACCACGATAGAGCGCGCGCTCGATGCATGCCGACGCTACGAGGAAAACTGGTGCATCGCGGAGCTGCTGCGTATCCAGGGCGAACTTCTTTTGCAGCAAGGCGCGGCAGACGCCGTCGCCTCCGGCGAAGCGTGTTTCCGCGACGCGCTAGACCGGGCACGCGGCCAGGGCGCGTTGTCCTGGGAATTGCGGGTGGCGACGAGCCATGCCCGATTGTGGCGCGACCTCGGGCGGCGCGGCGACGCCCGGGACTTGTTGGGCTCGACGTATAACCGGTTCACGGAAGGCTTCGCGACGAGCGATCTGACGGCGGCGAAAACGCTTCTCGACGAATTGTCGTGA
- the egtD gene encoding L-histidine N(alpha)-methyltransferase: MTDLPADALAAHRGSDRRRIGRSADMTVDLSGTLFDDRHRCFASDVVAGLSEKEKKLPPKYFYDAAGSRLFQEICRTSEYYVTRSETALLRQISAELAAGIPDGAALIEFGSGDSVKTRLLLDAAPQLSAYVPIDISKDALAGAAADLARDYPWMTIAPVVEDFTGRFDLPASVEGCPKVGFFPGSTLGNFDPDDAVEFLSSARRILGRHATIFVGVDLVKDAETLAAAYADSEGATAQFNKNLLTRINRELSGDFDADAFDHLALWNRESGRVEMHLVSRRDQVVKAAGHSFAFKKGERLHTENSYKFTADSFALLAARSHWSVAGAWVSAKPEVALFRLVSAPGDRAEDMRARP, translated from the coding sequence ATGACCGACCTTCCCGCCGACGCGCTTGCAGCCCATCGCGGCTCGGATCGCCGGAGGATCGGGCGTTCGGCGGATATGACGGTCGATTTGTCCGGAACGCTCTTCGACGATCGACACAGGTGCTTCGCCTCCGATGTCGTCGCCGGTCTGTCGGAGAAAGAAAAGAAACTGCCGCCGAAATATTTTTACGACGCAGCAGGCTCTCGTCTGTTCCAGGAAATCTGCAGGACGTCGGAATATTATGTGACGCGCTCGGAAACCGCGCTGCTCCGGCAGATCTCGGCGGAGCTCGCCGCGGGGATCCCCGATGGTGCCGCGCTGATAGAGTTCGGAAGCGGCGACAGCGTCAAGACGCGTTTGCTGCTGGACGCCGCGCCGCAACTCTCGGCCTATGTGCCGATCGATATCAGCAAGGACGCGCTGGCCGGCGCCGCGGCGGACCTGGCACGAGACTATCCGTGGATGACGATCGCGCCGGTGGTCGAAGACTTCACCGGACGGTTCGATCTGCCGGCTTCCGTGGAGGGCTGTCCCAAGGTCGGCTTCTTTCCGGGCTCGACGCTCGGCAATTTCGATCCGGACGACGCGGTGGAATTCCTGTCTTCGGCGCGGCGGATACTGGGGCGGCACGCCACCATTTTCGTCGGCGTGGACCTGGTCAAGGACGCGGAGACGCTCGCCGCCGCCTATGCCGATTCCGAAGGCGCCACCGCACAATTCAACAAGAACCTGCTGACGCGCATAAATCGCGAGCTGTCCGGAGACTTCGACGCGGACGCTTTCGATCACCTGGCGCTGTGGAACCGCGAAAGCGGCCGCGTCGAGATGCATCTGGTGAGCCGCAGGGACCAGGTCGTCAAAGCGGCCGGCCATAGCTTCGCCTTCAAGAAGGGCGAGCGGCTTCACACCGAAAATTCCTACAAATTCACCGCCGACTCGTTCGCGCTTCTGGCCGCGCGATCCCATTGGTCCGTGGCCGGCGCCTGGGTCAGCGCCAAGCCGGAGGTTGCCCTGTTCCGTCTCGTATCGGCGCCCGGCGATCGCGCCGAAGACATGCGTGCAAGGCCGTGA
- a CDS encoding 3-oxoacyl-ACP reductase family protein, which translates to MSKPLEGKLALVTGGSRGIGAAIAKRLAADGASVAITYAKGADAAASVVESIERAGGRAIAIQADAVDARAVGAAMEKAVATFGGLDVLVNNAGTAIPKRFEEATLEELDRVIDINLRGTFIATQQALKRMNDGGRIVMIGSCVGERMMTPGLAAYAATKGAIKMFAQGLSREVADRGITVNNIQPGPIDTELNPAAGEWAIPQTANTALKRYGTVDDIAAIVSFVDGPEASYVTGASLTVDGGTNA; encoded by the coding sequence ATGTCGAAACCGCTCGAAGGCAAATTGGCGCTCGTCACGGGCGGCTCGCGCGGCATCGGCGCCGCGATCGCCAAACGTCTTGCCGCGGACGGGGCGAGCGTGGCCATCACCTACGCGAAAGGCGCCGACGCGGCGGCTTCGGTCGTCGAGAGCATCGAACGCGCCGGCGGACGGGCGATCGCGATCCAGGCGGACGCCGTCGACGCCAGGGCCGTCGGAGCCGCGATGGAGAAAGCCGTCGCGACCTTCGGCGGGCTCGACGTGCTGGTGAACAACGCGGGCACCGCCATTCCCAAGCGATTCGAGGAGGCGACGCTGGAGGAACTGGACCGCGTCATCGACATCAATCTCCGCGGCACCTTCATCGCGACCCAGCAGGCGCTGAAACGTATGAACGACGGCGGACGCATCGTCATGATCGGCTCCTGCGTCGGCGAACGCATGATGACCCCCGGCCTTGCGGCCTACGCCGCGACGAAGGGCGCGATCAAGATGTTCGCGCAGGGCCTGTCCCGGGAGGTCGCCGATCGCGGCATCACCGTCAACAATATCCAGCCCGGCCCGATCGATACGGAGCTGAATCCGGCCGCGGGCGAATGGGCGATCCCCCAGACGGCCAACACGGCGCTCAAGCGCTACGGCACCGTCGACGACATCGCCGCGATCGTGTCGTTCGTCGACGGTCCCGAAGCGTCCTATGTCACCGGCGCGAGCCTGACCGTCGACGGCGGCACGAACGCCTGA
- a CDS encoding zinc-dependent alcohol dehydrogenase family protein, producing MPRGVRIHAFGGPEVLTIEEVAVPVPGPGEVRLRVRAIGLNRTEVTFRTGRSAVRPRLPSQIGFEAAGTIEALGPGVEGFAIDDRVAVIPAYGAGEYGFYGEVSLAPARSLVAVPPATTWEEAAATWTAFATAWAGLADIARLSAGQFVLISAASSGVGLAAIQVARALGAVPIALTRSSSKAKELYARGAAHVVAAGEQDLVAEVKRITDGKGADVVFDSVAGPDFAQRIEATAPGGLVIVYGALGGAEARLPVMPLLGRNLTIRGFGLPAITRDDAKLAALKAVVMSGLVSGAFKPAIAKVFRFDDIVAAHRYLESGEKIGKVVVTV from the coding sequence ATGCCGCGCGGCGTGCGTATCCATGCTTTCGGCGGACCGGAGGTCCTGACGATCGAGGAGGTCGCGGTGCCCGTTCCCGGCCCCGGCGAGGTGCGCCTGCGGGTCAGGGCCATCGGCCTCAATCGCACCGAAGTGACGTTTCGTACCGGCAGGTCGGCCGTCCGACCGCGGCTGCCGAGCCAGATCGGCTTCGAAGCGGCGGGTACGATCGAAGCGCTGGGGCCCGGCGTCGAAGGTTTTGCGATCGACGACCGCGTTGCCGTCATTCCCGCCTATGGCGCCGGCGAATATGGCTTCTACGGTGAAGTGTCCCTGGCGCCGGCCCGTTCGCTCGTCGCCGTGCCGCCTGCCACCACATGGGAGGAGGCGGCCGCAACCTGGACCGCCTTCGCCACCGCCTGGGCGGGGCTGGCGGACATCGCGCGGCTTTCGGCCGGCCAATTCGTCTTGATCTCCGCGGCGTCGAGCGGCGTCGGGCTCGCGGCGATTCAGGTGGCGCGTGCGCTGGGCGCGGTGCCGATTGCGCTCACCCGCAGCTCGTCCAAAGCAAAAGAATTGTACGCGCGGGGCGCGGCGCATGTCGTTGCCGCCGGCGAACAGGATTTGGTAGCCGAGGTCAAGCGCATCACCGACGGCAAGGGCGCGGACGTCGTGTTCGATTCCGTGGCCGGGCCGGACTTCGCGCAGCGGATCGAGGCGACGGCCCCTGGCGGTCTGGTGATCGTCTATGGCGCGCTGGGCGGCGCCGAGGCGCGGTTGCCGGTCATGCCGCTGCTCGGCCGCAATCTCACCATACGCGGCTTCGGGCTGCCGGCGATCACCAGAGACGACGCCAAGCTCGCGGCGCTCAAGGCCGTCGTCATGAGCGGCCTCGTATCGGGTGCCTTCAAGCCCGCGATAGCCAAAGTTTTCCGCTTCGACGACATCGTGGCGGCGCATCGCTATCTGGAGTCCGGCGAAAAGATCGGAAAGGTCGTCGTGACCGTGTGA
- a CDS encoding SDR family oxidoreductase: MTKTLSGKIALVTGASRGIGRATALTLAEAGANVLVHYGKSAAEANAVVKDIRDGGGQAQALGADLVAPDGPHKLAAEVRRIVGERLDILVANAGVAKSVPIDGYTVEDFDTLFAVNVRAPFFLVQQLMPVLGNGSSVILLSSLAAHANVGTLSAYAATKGAIDTLVKHFAAALGERGVRVNAVAPGVVETDMSSFAGTEAGREIVFAIQALKRIAQPDDIAAAIAFLASDAARWITGDTLRVDGGSKI; encoded by the coding sequence ATGACCAAGACGCTCTCGGGCAAAATCGCTCTCGTTACCGGCGCCTCTCGCGGGATCGGCCGCGCCACCGCGCTGACGCTTGCCGAGGCCGGAGCGAATGTGCTCGTCCACTATGGAAAGAGCGCCGCCGAAGCGAACGCCGTCGTCAAGGACATTCGCGACGGCGGCGGCCAGGCCCAGGCCCTTGGGGCCGACTTGGTCGCGCCGGACGGGCCGCACAAGCTGGCCGCCGAGGTGCGCCGGATCGTCGGCGAGCGTCTCGACATCCTGGTCGCCAATGCCGGCGTCGCCAAATCCGTTCCGATCGATGGCTACACGGTCGAGGACTTCGACACCCTGTTCGCCGTCAACGTCCGCGCGCCCTTCTTCCTGGTCCAGCAATTGATGCCGGTCCTGGGCAACGGCTCCAGCGTGATCCTGCTGTCTTCGCTGGCGGCCCACGCCAATGTGGGAACGCTCTCCGCCTACGCGGCGACCAAGGGCGCCATCGACACGCTGGTGAAGCACTTCGCTGCCGCCCTGGGCGAGCGCGGCGTGCGCGTCAACGCCGTTGCGCCCGGCGTGGTCGAAACCGACATGTCGAGCTTCGCCGGCACGGAGGCCGGGCGGGAGATCGTCTTCGCGATCCAGGCCCTGAAGCGGATCGCCCAGCCGGACGACATCGCCGCCGCCATCGCCTTCCTCGCCTCCGACGCCGCCCGCTGGATCACCGGCGACACGCTCCGCGTCGACGGCGGCTCGAAGATTTGA
- a CDS encoding DUF6496 domain-containing protein, which yields MARKYSKSASKDVESAMHREKKGTLKSGRGGKGGTVKNRKQAIAIGLSEARKKGKKVPKKAKRKAKRKR from the coding sequence ATGGCCAGAAAATATTCCAAGAGCGCCAGCAAGGATGTCGAGAGCGCCATGCATCGCGAGAAGAAGGGGACGTTGAAAAGCGGCCGAGGCGGCAAGGGCGGCACGGTCAAGAACCGCAAACAGGCAATCGCCATCGGCCTGTCGGAAGCCCGCAAGAAGGGCAAGAAGGTGCCGAAAAAGGCGAAACGCAAGGCCAAGCGCAAACGTTAG
- a CDS encoding nuclear transport factor 2 family protein has protein sequence MTKSTAEANKTLVIEAFDALFNRRDYAAAEKFWSPDYVQHSAHIKPGRKGLFDLVKSLPESLRYEHGLILAGDDHVMVHGRFSGHGRPRSWIGVDILRIADGVLAEHWDVLQDEATRAESQSGLPMFGSTFAT, from the coding sequence GTGACCAAATCCACCGCAGAAGCGAACAAGACTCTGGTGATCGAAGCGTTCGACGCGCTGTTCAACAGGCGGGACTATGCGGCGGCCGAAAAATTCTGGTCGCCGGACTACGTCCAGCACAGCGCCCACATCAAACCCGGCCGCAAGGGTCTGTTCGACCTGGTCAAGAGTCTGCCGGAAAGCCTGCGCTACGAGCATGGGCTGATCCTCGCCGGCGACGACCATGTGATGGTGCATGGCCGCTTCTCCGGCCATGGCCGGCCGCGCAGCTGGATCGGCGTCGATATTCTGCGCATCGCCGACGGCGTGCTGGCCGAGCACTGGGACGTTCTGCAGGACGAAGCGACGCGCGCGGAATCGCAGAGCGGGCTGCCGATGTTCGGCTCGACCTTTGCAACGTGA
- a CDS encoding alpha/beta hydrolase, which yields MTTYTHQTAPTQFVEAKGIRFAYRRFGETGGIPIVLNVHFRGTMDHWDPAVTDGLAQHREVILFDNAGIGASSGRTPASVPGMATDAISFIEALGIGKANILGYSIGGKVAQEIAVQAPDLVRKLILVGTGPRGADTAASKSAEIFSATYDPPEHLWIAAHFLPNAAGRAAGLKYLERKHRRQDRSPEVSEVSAAAQLQAIVSSNEKTEGVLNYLADIHQPALVVDGSNDLIIPTINGFTLQQHLPNAQLIIYPDSSHGPLNQYPELFVKHVTLFLDA from the coding sequence ATGACCACGTACACGCACCAGACCGCACCGACGCAATTCGTCGAGGCCAAGGGAATCCGCTTCGCCTATCGCCGGTTCGGCGAGACGGGCGGCATTCCGATCGTCTTGAACGTCCATTTCCGCGGCACCATGGACCATTGGGATCCGGCCGTGACCGATGGCTTGGCGCAGCATCGCGAAGTGATCTTGTTCGACAATGCGGGTATCGGCGCCAGCTCGGGCCGGACGCCGGCGAGCGTGCCCGGCATGGCGACGGACGCCATCTCCTTCATCGAGGCGCTCGGGATCGGCAAGGCCAATATCCTGGGCTATTCGATCGGCGGCAAGGTCGCTCAGGAGATCGCCGTGCAGGCACCCGATCTGGTTCGCAAGCTGATCCTGGTGGGCACCGGGCCGCGCGGCGCCGACACCGCCGCCAGCAAATCCGCGGAGATCTTCTCGGCCACCTACGATCCGCCCGAACATCTCTGGATCGCCGCGCATTTCCTGCCCAATGCGGCCGGCCGCGCGGCTGGACTGAAGTACCTCGAACGCAAGCACCGCCGTCAGGATCGCAGCCCGGAAGTCAGCGAGGTATCCGCCGCTGCTCAGTTGCAAGCGATCGTCAGCTCGAATGAGAAGACCGAGGGCGTGCTGAACTACCTGGCGGATATCCACCAACCGGCGCTGGTGGTCGATGGCAGCAACGATCTGATCATCCCCACAATCAACGGATTCACGCTGCAACAGCACCTGCCGAACGCGCAGCTCATCATCTATCCGGATTCTAGTCACGGGCCTTTGAACCAGTATCCCGAATTGTTCGTGAAGCACGTCACGCTGTTCCTGGACGCGTGA